From Brachionichthys hirsutus isolate HB-005 chromosome 7, CSIRO-AGI_Bhir_v1, whole genome shotgun sequence, the proteins below share one genomic window:
- the bag3 gene encoding BAG family molecular chaperone regulator 3, translated as MNGVKTRPPAGSHGHEHEHEHDPLPFGWEVKIDPQTGWPFFVDHNNRATTWSDPRHDASKVRDVSANGPDSPPEPSPPETFVREMKRPILRPGYVPIPVFHDGAELRQQQHPCYSYIQPSAAQNLRPGGQTPSPTLGLHCRPRSPLRGPSDSGATEPGKAGVAVSPAAEVYAVPHHQPPRPSSSTLQAGYIPIPVIHEGGGGGGGGGGGGQTQPQAQLNPSVYAQRSSYSEPQQPFHRIQADDWPGYSSAVQTPRERASPILLPQHRDSVHLPPHVRSQSPVRPQVTRRFAFQQHVLARDPPQKAEQQEQQSALQKPDGTQLLQPAHREAEVQKPQRAQQHQQQPPPQQPQPAKQPPPQQPQQFHQPPPQTSVQPQQPEHLTPLPEQPQQRTADIPVQIPAKAEAPDVTDAPPEVQSAEVEADQAAQCPMHPGLAKVQQIVGRVAKLEQEVRSFDGKKNGKKYLLLEELLTKELLALDSVDPEGRADVRQARRDGVRRVQTILEELEQLEEQPAGPSGEAATEGDGSMQKGEPGTLAKEDVGLAREIS; from the exons ATGAACGGCGTGAAGACGCGGCCGCCGGCGGGCAGCCACGGGCACGagcacgagcacgagcacgACCCGCTCCCCTTCGGCTGGGAGGTGAAGATCGACCCGCAGACGGGATGGCCCTTCTTCGTGGATCACAATAACCGCGCGACCACCTGGAGCGACCCACGCCACGACGCGAGCAAG GTCAGAGACGTGTCTGCGAATGGCCCGGACTCCCCTCCGGAACCGAGCCCCCCGGAGACCTTTGTGAGGGAGATGAAGCGCCCCATTCTCCGCCCAGGCTACGTTCCTATCCCGGTCTTCCACGACGGCGCAGAactcaggcagcagcagcatccatgCTATTCGTACATCCAGCCAAGCGCTGCACAGAACCTGCGGCCCGGTGGGCAGACGCCTTCCCCCACGCTGGGGCTCCATTGCAGGCCCCGCTCGCCGCTACGCGGGCCTTCAGACAGCGGCGCCACGGAGCCTGGAAAGGCCGGCGTGGCCGTTTCACCGGCAGCAGAG gTTTATGCTGTCCCACATCACCAACCCCCACGGCCGAGCAGCTCCACCCTTCAAGCAGGCTACATCCCCATCCCTGTGATCCacgagggtggaggaggaggaggaggaggaggaggaggaggccaaacACAACCACAGGCTCAGTTGAATCCCTCGGTCTACGCTCAGCGTTCCTCCTACTCGGAGCCCCAGCAGCCCTTCCATCGTATCCAGGCCGACGACTGGCCCGGCTACTCGTCAGCCGTTCAGACTCCCCGGGAAAGAGCTTCTCCGATTCTGCTTCCTCAGCATCGCGACTCTGTTCACCTCCCACCTCACGTCAGAAGTCAGTCGCCCGTCAGGCCGCAGGTAACCCGGCGGTTTGCTTTC cagcagcacgtcCTCGCAAGAGACCCTCCCCAGAAAgccgagcagcaggagcagcagagcgcTCTGCAGAAACCCGACGGCACGCAGCTCCTCCAACCGGCGCACAGAGAAGCTGAAGTCCAGAAGCCTCAGcgagcccagcagcaccagcagcagcccccgCCTCAGCAACCTCAGCCGGCCAAACAGCCCCCGCCTCAGCAACCTCAACAGTTCCACCAGCCGCCACCCCAGACATCCGTACAGCCGCAGCAGCCGGAACATTTAACGCCGTTACCAGAGCAACCGCAGCAACGCACCGCCGACATCCCGGTTCAAATACCCGCCAAAGCAGAAGCCCCCGACGTGACAGATGCCCCCCCGGAGGTCCAGTCGGCGGAGGTCGAGGCTGATCAGGCCGCTCAGTGCCCGATGCACCCGGGCTTGGCTAAGGTACAGCAAATAGTGGGGCGGGTGGCTaagctggagcaggaggtgagGAGTTTCGACGGGAAGAAAAATGGCAAGAAGTacttgctgctggaggagctgctgaccAAAGAGCTCTTAGCTCTGGACTCCGTTGACCCAGAGGGTCGCGCGGATGTACGGCAGGCGAGACGGGACGGCGTCCGCCGCGTTCAGACCATACTGGAGGAACTAGAGCAACTGGAGGAGCAACCGGCCGGGCCCTCCGGCGAGGCGGCGACGGAGGGCGACGGTTCGATGCAGAAAGGCGAGCCCGGCACGCTCGCCAAGGAGGATGTGGGGTTGGCGAGGGAGATCTCATAA
- the tial1 gene encoding nucleolysin TIAR, protein MDDESHPKTLYVGNLSRDVTEILVLQLFTQIGPCKSCKMITDVQHTSNDPYCFVEFFEHRDAAAALAAMNGRKILGKEVKVNWATTPSSQKKDTSNHFHVFVGDLSPEIGTEDVKAAFAPFGKISDARVVKDITTGKSKGYGFVSFYNKLDAENAIINMGGQWLGGRQIRTNWATRKPPAPKSSQDNGSKHLRFDDVVTQSSPQNCTVYCGGIQSGLSEHLMRQTFSPFGPIMEIRVFPEKGYSFIRFSSHDSAAHAIVSVNGTAIEGHMVKCFWGKESSDMTKSPQQVEYGQWGQWNQLYGSQQQQQQQQPPPPQQQYGQYVANGWQVPSYSMYNQTWNQQGFGVEQSQSPAWMGGFGTPSTPATAPPGPVMSNLSSYSMAGYQTQ, encoded by the exons ATGGACGACGAAAGCCACCCTAAAACCCT GTACGTGGGAAACCTCTCCAGGGACGTAACGGAGATTCTGGTTCTTCAACTCTTCACGCAGATCGGGCCTTGCAAGAGTTGTAAAATGATAACGGA cgtgcagcaTACGAGCAACGACCCCTATTGCTTCGTGGAGTTCTTTGAACACAGAGACGCTGCCGCAGCCCTTGCAGCCATGAACGGGAGGAAGATCTTAGGAAAG GAGGTCAAAGTAAATTGGGCCACAACTCCAAGTAGCCAGAAGAAAGACACGTCCA ATCACTTCCACGTGTTTGTGGGTGATTTAAGCCCAGAGATTGGCACTGAGGACGTCAAGGCTGCCTTTGCACCTTTCGGGAAAATCTC GGATGCCCGTGTTGTGAAGGACATAACGACGGGAAAATCAAAGGGGTATGGATTTGTGTCCTTCTACAACAAACTG GATGCAGAAAATGCCATTATTAACATGGGCGGGCAGTGGCTCGGAGGACGGCAAATCAGGACTAACTGGGCCACGCGTAAACCGCCAGCTCCGAAGAGTTCCCAGGACA atGGCTCAAAGCACTTGAGGTTCGACGATGTGGTGACGCAGTCCAGTCCACAAAACTGCACCGTGTATTGTGGAGGGATCCAGTCAGGACTATCAG AACACCTCATGCGACAGACCTTCTCACCCTTTGGGCCAATAATGGAAATCCGTGTTTTCCCGGAGAAAGGATACTCTTTCATCAG GTTTTCCTCCCATGACAGTGCTGCCCACGCCATCGTTTCAGTAAATGGGACGGCCATCGAAGGTCACATGGTGAAGTGCTTCTGGGGCAAAGAATCTTCTGACATGACAAAAAGTCCACAGCAG GTTGAGTACGGTCAGTGGGGACAGTGGAACCAGCTGTATGggagtcagcagcagcagcagcagcagcagccgccgccgccgcagcagcaGTATGGCCAGTACGTGGCCAATGGGTGGCAAGTTCCCTCCTACAGCATGTACAACCAGACGTGGAACCAGCAAGGATTTGGAGTAga GCAGTCCCAGTCGCCAGCCTGGATGGGGGGCTTCGGAACTCCGTCCACCCCGGCCACAGCGCCGCCTGGCCCGGTCATGTCCAACTTGAGCAGTTACAGCATGGCTGGCTACCAAACACAGTGA